The Pseudomonas solani genome segment CAGATGGCCCCCGCGAAGAAAGAGGGCTGACCCATGATTCCCGAACTCGGCCACCTGGCCCTGATCCTCGCCCTGTGCATGGCCGCCGTGCAGGCGACCCTGCCGCTGATCGGTGCCTGGCGCGGCGACCGCCAATGGATGAGCCTGGCCCAGCCAGCGGCCTGGGGGCAGTTCGCCTTCCTCGCCTTCGCCTTCGGCTGCCTCACCTACGCCTTCATGGTCGACGACTTCTCCGTCTCCTATGTGGCCAGCAACTCCAACAGCGCGCTGCCCTGGTACTACAAGTTCAGCGCCGTATGGGGCGCCCACGAGGGCTCGCTGCTGCTCTGGGCGCTGATCCTCGGCGGCTGGACCTTCGCCGTGTCGGTGTTCTCCCGCCAACTGCCGGAGGTGATGCTGGCCCGCGTGCTCGCGGTGATGGGGATCATCAGCATCGGCTTCCTGTCGTTCCTGATCATCACCTCCAACCCCTTCAATCGCCTGCTGCCGAACATGCCGGCCGACGGCAACGACCTCAACCCGCTGCTGCAGGACTTCGGCCTGATCGTCCACCCGCCGATGCTCTACATGGGCTACGTGGGCTTCTCGGTGGCCTTCGCCTTCGCCATCGCCGCGCTGCTGGGCGGTCGCCTCGACGCTGCTTGGGCACGCTGGTCGCGCCCGTGGACCATCGTCGCCTGGGCCTTCCTCACCGTCGGCATCGTGCTGGGCTCCTGGTGGGCCTACTACGAACTCGGCTGGGGCGGCTGGTGGTTCTGGGACCCGGTGGAAAACGCCTCCTTCATGCCCTGGCTGGTGGGCACCGCGCTGATCCACTCCCTGGCGGTGACCGAGAAGCGCGGCGTGTTCAAGAGCTGGACGGTGCTGCTGGCCATCGCCGCCTTCTCCCTCAGCCTGCTGGGCACCTTCCTGGTCCGCTCCGGCGTGCTCACTTCGGTGCATGCCTTCGCGTCGGACCCGGAGCGTGGGGTGTTCATCCTGATCTTCCTGCTGATGGTGGTGGGCGGTTCGCTGACCCTGTTCGCCGTCCGCGCGCCGGTGGTCAAGAGCCAGGTGGGCTTCGCCCTCTGGTCCCGCGAGACCTTGCTGCTGGTGAACAACCTGGTGCTGGTGGTGGCCGCCTCGATGATCCTCCTCGGCACCCTCTACCCGCTGGTGCTGGACGCGATCTCCGGCGCCAAGCTGTCGGTGGGGCCGCCGTACTTCAATGCCCTGTTCGTGCCGCTGATGGCGCTGCTGATGCTGGTGATGGCCGTGGGCGTGCTGGTGCGCTGGAAGGACAC includes the following:
- a CDS encoding heme lyase CcmF/NrfE family subunit — translated: MIPELGHLALILALCMAAVQATLPLIGAWRGDRQWMSLAQPAAWGQFAFLAFAFGCLTYAFMVDDFSVSYVASNSNSALPWYYKFSAVWGAHEGSLLLWALILGGWTFAVSVFSRQLPEVMLARVLAVMGIISIGFLSFLIITSNPFNRLLPNMPADGNDLNPLLQDFGLIVHPPMLYMGYVGFSVAFAFAIAALLGGRLDAAWARWSRPWTIVAWAFLTVGIVLGSWWAYYELGWGGWWFWDPVENASFMPWLVGTALIHSLAVTEKRGVFKSWTVLLAIAAFSLSLLGTFLVRSGVLTSVHAFASDPERGVFILIFLLMVVGGSLTLFAVRAPVVKSQVGFALWSRETLLLVNNLVLVVAASMILLGTLYPLVLDAISGAKLSVGPPYFNALFVPLMALLMLVMAVGVLVRWKDTPLKWLLGMLGPVLLASLVLGVVAAYVYGDFHWAVLAVCCLSAWVVLAGVRDLLDKTRHKGLLKGSRSLTRSYWGMQLAHLGIAVCALGVVLSSQYSAERDLRLEPGESMELAGYRFVFEGAAHHEGPNFTSDKGTVRVLDGDREIAVLHPEKRLYTVQQSMMTEAGIDAGLTRDLYVALGEPLGDGAWAVRVHVKPFVRWIWFGGLLMGLGGVLAAFDPRYRVKVKTRVRDALGMAGAQA